The DNA window TGGGTAAAAACTGGCAGAGCAGCCCGTTGATGTTTTCATTGCTCCCGCGTTGCCATGAGGCATGTGGATCGCAAAACCATACATCGAGCTTCAGTCGCTTGCTCAGGTCAGCATGACAGGCCATCTCGCTGCCTCGATCGCAGGTCAGGCTTTGACGCAGAAAGGCCGGAGGCCTTTTCGTTTGCGGCGTAAATCCCTCCATGGCATCAGCTGCAGTGCAGCCGTCCATTCGACATAAAATCACGAACCGGGTTTTGCGTTCGACCAAAGTGCCAATCGCTGATCGGTTGAAGGCCCCTTTGATGAAATCGCCTTCCCAATGCCCTGGTACGAGCCTGTGCTCGATGTCCTCCGGTCGATGCACAATGCGCAACGATTCCGGTACAAAGCTGGATCCAGCCGCTGTCGTTCGGCGCATGCCGCGACTGGTTTTGGCCTGGCGAAGCGCCTGGATCATTCCTTGTTTGAGGGCGCCCCTTGGCTGGGCATAGATGGTCGCGTAAATCGTTTCATGGCTGACCAGGCCGGGGCGCGTATCGCTAGGCAGGTATCGTAGTCTGGAAGCAATCTGCTGAGGTGACCAGCGAAAATACATCAGACGATCATGCACGAACTGATAAAGCGGGCTGCCACCTTGCAGCCGCGGCTTGCGTCGACAGCGCTGGCGCCTTTGATAATAGGCTTGGCCTGCTGCCGTGGCGTTATACGGATCAGATGCTGAGCAGCATCCTGCTCGAGTCAGCTCGCGACTGATGGTAGCGGCGGAGCGCTGAGTCCGCCGAGCAATCTCGCGCAGGCTGGTGCCGTTCTGACATTCGATCATGATGACGGCCCGCTCTTCTGGGCTCAAATGCTGGTAAGTGCGTTTGCTGGACATGGCAACACCCGAGTATGAGGGTGCTGCACTTCAAACTTGAGCTCACCCTATCTTGGCCAGACCAGCCGGGCATTCAATGACTGGATGCATAAGCTCGCCGCACGCGTATCGAGACTTCAAGGTCAGTTGGGAGCAGTCCCGACCAAACAAAAACAGCGAGAACCGTGAGGCACCCGCTGTTTTTGCATTTGAGCCCGCCACCTCGAAAAGCCAGTAATGGCTATCGACGCTTGCATAGCTCGCTTGCGTGTTAGTTGCGTGTTAGAAAAGCACTTGGGCCGCCCCTAAGTACAGCCCAAGTGCTTGTTTATATTGGTGGGCGGTACAAGGATCGAACTTGTGACCCCTACCATGTCAAGGTAGTGCTCTACCGCTGAGCTAACCGCCCTCACCGTTGTCTTGACCTTCGTTTCGAAGGCTTCGTCGCCGGGGAGATGAGAAGTATAGGTATGCCCCAGGGGCTTGGCAAGCTTTTTTCGAAACTTTTTTATCTTTTTCTGCAAAAGCAAGAAGTAACTTATAAATAACAATAGGTTACCGTCATGCCAAGGACTGGTCCCGCAACTGCTGGATCTGGTCGCGGACACGGGCGGCAGCTTCGAATTCCAGATCCTGGGCGTGGCGATACATCTGCTCCTCCAATTTCTTGATGGCCGCCGCCTGCTGCCCGGGTGACAAGGCACGGTAGTTGGCGGGCGTCTCGGCCACGGCGGCCTGTTTGCCGGCCCGGCCACGCCCGGCCTTGTCGCCGCGCACAGCTGCGGTGCTGCGTGCGCCCTCCATGATGTCGGCGACACGACGCACGACCGAGGTCGGGGTAATGCCGTGTTCGGCGTTGTACGCCTCCTGCTTCTCGCGCCGTCGCCGGGTCTCGTCGATGGCCGCCTGCATCGAGCGGGTGATCCTGTCGCCGTAGAGGATGGCCTTGCCGCGCTGATTGCGCGCCGCGCGACCGATGGTCTGGATCAGCGAGCCGGTGGAGCGCAGAAAGCCTTCCTTGTCGGCATCCAGGATCGCGACCAGCGAGACCTCCGGCATGTCCAGTCCTTCGCGCAGCAGGTTGATGCCGACCAGCACATCGAATTCGCCCAGACGCAGGTCGCGGATGATTTCGGTGCGTTCCACGGTCTCGATGTCGGAGTGCAGGTATCGAACCTTGATATCGTGCTCGGTCAGATATTCGGTGAGATTTTCGGCCATCCGCTTGGTCAGGGTCGTCACCAGCACGCGATCACCGATGGCGATCCGCTTGCGGGCCTCGCACAGCAGATCGTCGACCTGGGTGCCGACGGGGCGTACTTCGACCTCGGGATCCAGCAGACCGGTCGGCCGCACCACCAGTTCGACAATGGCGTCACCGGATTTCTCCAGTTCGTATTTGGCCGGGGTTGCCGAGACATAGATGCTGCGCGGCGCCCGCTGCTCCCATTCCTCGAATTTCAGTGGACGATTGTCCATCGCGGATGGCAGCCGGAAGCCGAAGTTGACCAGATTTTCCTTGCGCGAGCGGTCGCCTTTGTACATGGCGCCGAGCTGGGGAATGGTGACATGCGATTCGTCGACTACCAGCAAGGCGTCGGCCGGCAGATAGTCGAACAAGGTCGGCGGCGGGTCGCCCGGCGCGCTCTGGGTCATGTGTCGAGAATAGTTTTCGATGCCCTGGCAGTAGCCCACCTCGGCCATCATCTCCAGATCGAAGCGGGTCCGCTGCTCCAGTCGCTGGGCTTCGACCAGCTTGTCTTCTGCCCGCAGGACTTCCAGCCGTTCTTTCAATTCGACCTTGATGGTGTCCATCGCCCTCAGCACGCTCTCGCGGGTGCTGGCGTAATGGGTTCTGGGGTAGACCGTATAGCGCGGAATCCGGTGCATGACCTCGCCGGTCAGCGGATCGAACAGTGCCAGATTCTCGATCTCGCCGTCGAACAGTTCGATCCGCAAGGCTTCCATTTCCGATTCGGCCGGAAACACGTCGATGACCTCGCCGCGGACCCGATAGGTGCCGCGCCGCAGCTCCATATCGTTGCGCGTGAATTGCAGTTCAGTCAGATGACGGATCAGCTGGCGTTGGTCGATGCGTTCGCCGCGAGCCAGAATCAAACGCAGCGAGAGATAGTCCTCGGGATCGCCCAGGCCGTAGATCGCCGAGACCGTGGCCACGATCAACGCATCCTTGCGGGACAGCAGGGCCTTGGTCGCCGCCAGCCGCATCTGCTCGATATGATCGTTGATCGCGGCATCTTTCTCGATAAAGGTATCGGAGGCCACCACATAGGCTTCGGGTTGGTAGTAGTCGTAATAGCTGACGAAGTATTCCACCGCATTGTGCGGAAAGAACTCCTTGAACTCGCCGTACAGCTGGGCCGCCAGAGTCTTGTTCGGCGCCAGCACGATGGTGGGTCGCTGCACCTGCTCCACGACATTGGCGATGGTGAAGGTCTTGCCCGAGCCGGTGACGCCCAGCAGGGTCTGGGCCGCCAGTCCGTGCTCGAAGCCCTCGGCCAGACGCTTGATCGCCTCGGGTTGGTCACCGGAGGGCTGATAGGGGGAGACAAGCTGGAATCGGTCGCTCATGTCTCCATGGTGCGGGCGATTCCCCGGCTTTGAAAGGGGGAAATGACTGACATGACACTCAGCGGCCGGCCGGATGGCCCGCCGGGCCGATACCGACGGTCTTCTCGATGCCCCTGTCGCAGACTGGATTCCGCTCGCTGTACGAGGCCAGGCCATGAGGCAGCACGCCGGCCATACCCTGATCGAACTGCTGATGGTCATGCTGGTCGCGGCCGTGCTGACCGGCGTGGCCTTGCCGGGACTGGGCCCGCTGCTGCATCGCCATCGCCTGCAGCACGCCTGCGAGGCCTTGCTGCACTCGGCCTACTACGCCCGCAGTCAGGCCATCAGCCTGGGCCGCAGCACCTGGCTGTGTCCCAGCCGGGATCATGCCCACTGCGAGGCGGCAACGCAGTGGCAGCACGGCTGGCTGGTGATGACCGCCGCGCCGTCGATCGACACCCCGGTGGTGCTTCGCGAGCAGGCCAGCCTGGAACCGCTGCATATCCACAGCAGCCAGGGGCGGCTGCGTTTGCGATTTCAGGCTGACGGCCATGCCGAGGGCAGCAATCTGACCTGGACCGTATGCAGCGAACAGCGGCCGCAGGACCAGGCCCGGGTGATCGTGGCCCGCAGCGGGCGGGTGCGGGTCGAGCCGCGCGCCGCAAAACCCTACCCGACCTGCCCGCCCTGATCAGCTTCGGGCAAAGGCCGCCGCCCGCTCGACCAGCTCCGGCTCGGGACGCACGCCGGTATACAGCACGAACTGCTCCAGCGCCTGGATCGCGATGACCTCGGCGCCGGTGATGACCCGCTTGTGCAACTGTCGGCCCAGCTTGATCAGCGGCGTCTCCGAAGGAATCGCGACCACGTCGAAGACGGTATGGGCGGTACCGACCAGGTCCTGCTGAAAGGCCAGATCGTCGGCCTCGGGGCCACCGGCCATGCCGATAGGAGTGACATTGACCACCATGTCCACCCGCAGGTCACGGGTGTCGGCCATCCACTCGTAGCCACAGCCTTGCGCCAGCTGCAGCCCCGCCCGTTCATTGCGTGCCACGATGAAACCCTGCTTGAAACCCGCATCACGCAAGGCATAGGCCACGGCCTTGGCCATGCCGCCGCTGCCGCGCAACGCGAACACGCTGTCGGTCGGCACGGCGTGGCTGGCGAGCAGGCGCGAGACGGCGATGTAGTCGGTGTTGTAGGCCTTCAGATGGCCTTCGGTATTGACGATGGTATTGACCGAATCAATCGCCTTGGCCGACGGATCCAGTTCATCCAGATAGTCGATGCAGGCTTCCTTGAAGGGCATCGAGACGGCGCAGCCGCGAATGCCCAGAGCCCGCACGCCGCCTACGGCCGCCCCGATATCCTCGGTAGTGAAAGCCTTGTAGATGTAGTTGAGGCCGAGTTGCTCATACAGGTAATTGTGGAAGCGGGTGCCGAAATTGCCGGGGCGCCCGGACAGGGACATGCAAAGCCGGGTGTCTTTGTTGATCGTGATCGACATCGTTAGCTCTCGCTGTGAACAAGACGGAACGGGGCCGAAGCCCTGTATTCCGCAAGCATAAAGGAATGCCCTGCGGCATACCGCCCCTGTCGCGATGCCGGCCGACTTACCCGTTGAAGTGGATACTGGCATGCTGGGTCATGTCCGACCTTCCCGAACTGCGCCTGCGCGAACTGGCCTCCGATCTTGATGAAGCCTTCGTGCTGCGGCTGGCCCCCTTGTTTGCCGACTTCGAGCTTCCCGCCTGGAGACAGCGTCAGACCTGTGTGCGTGGCGTGCGCGCAGCCCTGACCGAGCGCATGGAACAGGCAGGACATGAGGCCTGCCTGCTGATCGCGGAAAACATGCAAGGGGTGACCATAGGCTTTCTCAGCCTCAGCCTGACCCGTGATTATTTCAGCGGCCAGCGCCAGGCACACTTGAATGAACTGGCAGTGGCCCCCGAACATCAGCGACAAGGCTATGGTCGCGCCCTGTTGCGCGAGGCCGAACGCTGGGCCGGCCTGCGCAACTGCCGGGCGCTGAGCCTGAACGTGTTTCCCGGCAACGAGGCCGCACGCCGGCTGTATGCCGGCGCGGGCTATCAGGTGGATCTGCTGCGGCTGGCCAGACCCCTCTGACCAGCTGTCGTCCTCAGGCAGCCGGCGTCCCGGCGGCTTCTGCGGCTTCGCGCTCGCTGAGACGGCGGGTAACCCGGTCGATATTGGCCAGCGACACCAGGTGGGCATAGATCCAGCCGAACACGCCTTCCTTCAGGAAGGTTTCCGCCGTGGCCGCATCCAGCTTGCGCAGACGCTCCTCGCTGACGATGAACAGACCGTTGAGGTTCAGGCCCTCGCCGCCGTCCTTCTTGTCCAGCCGGATACTCTGCGGCTCCAGCAGGTCGTGCTTGCGCAACTGTTCCATGAACCACTGGGTGCGTCCGACATGGGACTGGAATTCGCCCAGGAAATTCACCGCATGGGTCAGAATCTCGTTGTCGGTGCCATCTTCCTTGAACAGGCGCTCGCCCTCGGTCTGACTGAAGCCCTCGAAGGCCTCATCCAGAAATACGGCGAAGTCATCACCCGGCTGGCCCGGCGGCTTCTCGGCCAGCACGAAGGGATAACGGCGCACGAAGGCCGGGATGTAGACATCACTGGCCCACATGCCGTCGGCATCGACGAACAGGTTCTCGTCTTCACGCAGGCCCAGCAGGGCAATCGGACCGGCCTTGTCGGCACTGGGGCCGGCGAACAGGACCGGCAGATCACGGGCTGCCAGCGGAAATTCGACCCCCGTCAGCGGAATCGAATGCACCTTGGCGGCAAACTTGGCGCCGGGCACCGGCTTCAGCCGCAGATCCTTGTGCTCGCCCCGGTTGAGCGGCACCGGCCGCTGGTAAAACAACATTTCCGCCACGTCGATCCCTCTGCTTCTGTGCCTGCGGCGCTCCGGCCTGCCGGAATGGCAGGCCTGCCGAACGGTCCGCAGATCATGCTTGAATCATCCGACTATAGCAGCGGCCACGGGTCTGCACGCAAGCAACAGAGGGTGAGGATGCCGCGCCCGGCAAGAGGCTGCTCGACTTGAGGTTTTATTGTCATCTGCATGGGGTATGCTCGAAGGATCCGAACAGAACTGACCTGACCGGGTCGCCCTGTCGGCTGTTGGACCGCTCTTTAACGCTGGACAGCTTAAGGACCGAAACAGATGCTGATGGACCTGCCCCACCCTTCGCCCCTGCATGCCACCCGCATCCTGTCGCTGGATGCCGCCGGCAGGATTCTCGACTGGATCAGCTGGCAGGATGCCGCCTGCCTGTATGTCCGCGGCGCGGTGGCCTGGACTCTGGGCAACCCCTGCCTGACCCTGCATGGCGGCATGCACCGTGAAAACGGGCGGCAGAGTCTGTTGCAGCTGCATCCCATCATCGCCAGTACCGGTCGCTGCCGCGACCAGGCCATCGATCCCAGTCCCTGCCTGACCAATACCGCTCTGTTTGCCCGCGACGGCCATCTCTGTCTCTACTGCGGCGGCCATTTCAGCCGCGGCGAACTGACCCGCGACCATGTGCAGCCGATTTCCAGGCAAGGACTGGACGAGTGGGAGAATGTCGTCTCCGCCTGCCTGCCCTGCAATCTGCGCAAGAGCAACCGTACCCCGCAGCAGGCCAACATGCCCTTGCTGGCCGTGCCGTTCCGCCCCAGCTGGGTCGAACATCTGATACTGTCGAACCGGAACATCCTTCACGATCAGATGGAGTTCCTGCCACGATCAGATGGAGTTCCTGCGCAGCCACCTGCCCAGACGCAGGCGCGGAGGAGTGGTCTAGTGTCGCCAGACGCCTTCTAATGAAAATTTAACAAAAAAACCTTTTCTGCGCCATTTCCTCGCTAAATACGCCGATATCCAAGGTTTTTCAGCCGAAAAACTCAACGGTTCATTAACACTGGCCCTTGCGTCCACGCGCGCGTAGACGAACAATACGTGGATGAAAGCCCGCGCCCCCTATCCCTTGCTGTCGAAAATCGATTCGCCAGCCGATCTCCGTCGCTTGTCCGACGACCAGCTCCCCGCCGTTGCAGACGAGCTGCGCCGCTACCTGATCGAAGCCGTCGCCTCTTCCGGTGGTCACTTTGGTTCGGGTCTCGGCGTGGTCGAACTGACGGTTGCCCTCCACCATGTCTTCGAGACGCCAGTGGATCGTCTGGTCTGGGACGTCGGGCATCAGTGCTATCCGCACAAGATCCTGACCGGTCGCCGTGACCGCATCACGACGATCAAGAAGAAGGATGGCCTGACGCCGTTTCCGACCCGCAGCGAGAGCGAATACGACACCTTTGGCGTCGGTCATTCCTCGACCTCGATCTCGGCGGCCGTGGGCATGGCTCTGGCGGCGCAGCGCAAGGGCGATGACCGCAAGATGGTGGCCATCATCGGTGACGGTGCCGCTACCGCCGGCATGGCGTTCGAAGCCTTGAACCACGGCGGTGACGCCGAGCCCAACGTGCTGGTCGTGTTCAACGACAACGGCATGTCGATCAGCGAAAATGTCGGTGCCCTGACCAAGTTCATGGCACGCGCCACCTCCAGCGCGACCTTGAACGCACTGCGTCAGCAGGCCAAGAAGGCGATCTCCAAGGAATCGGCAATCGGCCGCGCGGTGAGCCGGCTGGAAGAGCACGCCAAGGGCATGTTCGTGCCCTCGATCCTGTTCGAGGAACTGGGCTTCCATTACACCGGTCCGATCGACGGTCACAACATTCCCCAGCTGCTGGCTGCCCTGCGCACGGTCAAGGACCTTCCGGGTCCCCAGTTGCTGCACGTGATCACCGCCAAGGGCAAGGGCTATGCCCCCGCCGAAAACGGGCCGATCGAATATCATGCGGTCAGCCCCTTCGATCCCGAAGCCGGTCTGGCCAAGAAGGCCAAGTCGGGCAAACCGACCTATACCGACATCTTCAGTGATTGGCTGTGTGACATGGCCGCCACCGACGAGCGCCTGATGGCCATCACGCCGGCGATGCGCGAAGGCTCGGGTCTGGTCCGTTTCTCCAAGGAATACCCGCAGCGCTACTTCGATGTGGCCATCGCCGAACAGCATGCCGTGACGCTGGCGGCCGGCATGGCCTGCGAAGGCGCCAAGCCGGTGGTGGCGATCTATTCCAGTTTTCTGCAGCGCGCCTACGATCAGGCCATCCATGATGTCGCCCTGCAGAACCTGGACGTCACCTTTGCGATTGACCGCGCCGGCGTGGTCGGACCTGACGGCGCCACCCATGCCGGCAGCTTCGATCTGAGCTTCCTGCGCTGCCTGCCGAACATGGTCATCATGGCGCCGGCCGACGAGAACGAATGCCGGATGATGCTGAGCACCGGTTACGAATACGAAGGCCCGGCGGCGATTCGCTATCCGCGAGGCACCGGCATGGGCACCGCCCTGCGCCCGGAACTCGATACCTTGCCGGTCGGCAAGGCCGAACTGCGTCGCCGCGGCAGCGATCTGGCCATTCTGAGCTTCGGCGCCCTGCTGGGCACCGCCTCGGTCGTCGCCGAGGAACTGGATGCCAGTCTGGTCAATATGCGCTTCGTCAAGCCGCTGGATGTCGAGATGATTCTGGACATGGCCAGAACCCACGACGCCATCGTGACCATCGAGGACAATGCCGTTGCCGGTGGCGCCGGCAGTGCCGTGGCCGAGTGCCTGGCCGAAAACGGCGTGGTGCTGCCGATCATGCATCTGGGTCTGCCCGACCGCTATCTGGACCACGGCAGCCGCGAAGAGGTGCTCAGTGACGCCGGTCTGGATCTTCCTTCGGTCCGTGCCGCGATCCTGCGCCGCTTCCCGCAGTTCGCCGGCAAGGCCAGCATGGCCAGCGCCAGCTGATCCATCGGCAGTGCCCATCCTGAACCGCAGCGGCCAGACGCACCCAACCGGCGTCGCCCCTGCGGTTTTTTTGTGAGCTGATGCTTCAATCTCCTTATTTGGCCAGGAGCCACCCATGATTGCCTGGATCGTCCGGCTGATCGACCTGAGCCGGCGGCATGCATGGCTCACCACAGCCTGCTTCGCCCTGCTTGTCCTCGCCAGCCTGGGGCTGGCCAACAGTCGCCTCAGCGTCGACACCGACACCGATCACATGTTCGCCAGCAACCTGCCCTGGCGTCAGCACCAGATCGAATACGGCAAGCAGTTTCCGCAATTCGATGACCTGCTGGTCGCGGTGGTGCGTGGAGCCTCCGACGAGGAAACGGCAGAGACGGCCGATCAACTGGTCCGTCAGGCCCAGGCCGATCCCCGTCACTTCGTGGATGCCAGCCGGCCGGACGTAGGCCCCCTGTTCCAGCGCGACGGCCTGCTGCTGCTGCCGTCGGATGAACTGGCCAAGCTGATCGATTCGCTGATGACCTCGCAGCCGCTGCTGGGGCCGCTGGCTTCGGATCCGACGGCTCTGGGACTGATGCACACCATCACCTTGATGACCCTGGGTGTGCAGCAGATGGGCTCGGATCTCAGCAGTTACCGCAAGCCGCTGCTGCAGGTCGCCGACAGTCTGCAGAACGCCGCCGATGGCCATCCCACCCCGCTGTCGTGGAATGCACTGCTGGGCCCTTCGGTGACCCAGCAGCAGGACAACGTCCATTTCGTGCTGCTGCATCCGCAGCTCGATCATGATTCGCTGCAGCCCGGCAAGGCCGCCACTGACCGGCTGCAACAGATCATCCGGACCTTGCCGGATGTGAAAAGTCACCGGGTCACCGTCGATTACACCGGCTCGGTCGCGCTGTCCGACGTGCAGTTCGGCGCCATCACCGACGGCATCGTACTCAGCACCGCCGTCAGCTTGCTGCTGCTGGCGTTGTGGCTGTTCCTGGCGCTGCGCTCCTGGCGCCTGATCGTGCCGATCCTGATCACCCTGGTCGGCGGACTGGTGCTGACCCTGGGCTTTGCCGCCCTCAGCATCGGCCGCCTCAACCTTATCTCGATCGCCTTTGCCGTGCTGTTCGTCGGTCTGGCTGTGGACTTTGCCATCCAGTTCACCGTGCGTCTGCGCGAAGCCCGCCTGACCCTGCCCGAGCTGGCCGAAGCCCTGCGGGTGACGGGACGTCGCTCCGGTGTCCAGATCACCGTCGCTGCGCTGGCCACGGCCTGCGGCTTTCTGTCCTTCGCGCCGACCAGTTTCGTCGGCGTCGCCGAGCTGGGTATCATCGCCGGCGTCGGCATGATCCTGGCCCTGTTCTGCACCCTGACCCTGCTGCCTGCCCTGCTGACCCTGTTCCATCCGCGCGACGAAGCCGCCGAAGTGGCCTTGCCGGGTGGTGCCGCAGCCGACCGCCTGATGCATCGCCATCAGCGTGCGCTGCTGGGGATCTTCACGGTGCTCAGTGCGCTCGGCCTTTACAGCGCAATCACCTTGCCCTTCGATGCCAACCCCCTGCATACCCAGGATCCGAATTCAGAACCGATGCGTACCCTGATGGGGATGGCGGCCGATCCGGCCACCAACCCCTTCAATATCGACATTCTGGTCCCGGATCTGGCGCAGGCCCGACAGTTGACCGCCAAACTGGAAAAACTGCCGGAAGTGGCCAGCGTACTGTCGGCGGCGACCTTCGTGCCCGAAGATCAGGATGCCAAGCTCGACCAGCTCGGTCAGGCTCAGGATCTGCTGCTGCCTTCGCTGCAGTCACCGACCCAGGTCCAGACCCCGACGCCGGCCGCCTTCCGCGCAGCCATCGCCGACACCCGCAAGGATATCCACAGCGTCTGGGACAAGTTGCCGGCCGACTCCCCGCTGCGCGCCATCGACAGGGCCCTGG is part of the Frateuria aurantia DSM 6220 genome and encodes:
- a CDS encoding IS30 family transposase; protein product: MSSKRTYQHLSPEERAVIMIECQNGTSLREIARRTQRSAATISRELTRAGCCSASDPYNATAAGQAYYQRRQRCRRKPRLQGGSPLYQFVHDRLMYFRWSPQQIASRLRYLPSDTRPGLVSHETIYATIYAQPRGALKQGMIQALRQAKTSRGMRRTTAAGSSFVPESLRIVHRPEDIEHRLVPGHWEGDFIKGAFNRSAIGTLVERKTRFVILCRMDGCTAADAMEGFTPQTKRPPAFLRQSLTCDRGSEMACHADLSKRLKLDVWFCDPHASWQRGSNENINGLLCQFLPKGTDLSQPSQTMLNDIARQLNGCPRQTLGWRNPEEVMAEELAKWSSGVALDS
- the uvrB gene encoding excinuclease ABC subunit UvrB; translated protein: MSDRFQLVSPYQPSGDQPEAIKRLAEGFEHGLAAQTLLGVTGSGKTFTIANVVEQVQRPTIVLAPNKTLAAQLYGEFKEFFPHNAVEYFVSYYDYYQPEAYVVASDTFIEKDAAINDHIEQMRLAATKALLSRKDALIVATVSAIYGLGDPEDYLSLRLILARGERIDQRQLIRHLTELQFTRNDMELRRGTYRVRGEVIDVFPAESEMEALRIELFDGEIENLALFDPLTGEVMHRIPRYTVYPRTHYASTRESVLRAMDTIKVELKERLEVLRAEDKLVEAQRLEQRTRFDLEMMAEVGYCQGIENYSRHMTQSAPGDPPPTLFDYLPADALLVVDESHVTIPQLGAMYKGDRSRKENLVNFGFRLPSAMDNRPLKFEEWEQRAPRSIYVSATPAKYELEKSGDAIVELVVRPTGLLDPEVEVRPVGTQVDDLLCEARKRIAIGDRVLVTTLTKRMAENLTEYLTEHDIKVRYLHSDIETVERTEIIRDLRLGEFDVLVGINLLREGLDMPEVSLVAILDADKEGFLRSTGSLIQTIGRAARNQRGKAILYGDRITRSMQAAIDETRRRREKQEAYNAEHGITPTSVVRRVADIMEGARSTAAVRGDKAGRGRAGKQAAVAETPANYRALSPGQQAAAIKKLEEQMYRHAQDLEFEAAARVRDQIQQLRDQSLA
- a CDS encoding GspH/FimT family pseudopilin — protein: MRQHAGHTLIELLMVMLVAAVLTGVALPGLGPLLHRHRLQHACEALLHSAYYARSQAISLGRSTWLCPSRDHAHCEAATQWQHGWLVMTAAPSIDTPVVLREQASLEPLHIHSSQGRLRLRFQADGHAEGSNLTWTVCSEQRPQDQARVIVARSGRVRVEPRAAKPYPTCPP
- a CDS encoding shikimate 5-dehydrogenase, which encodes MSITINKDTRLCMSLSGRPGNFGTRFHNYLYEQLGLNYIYKAFTTEDIGAAVGGVRALGIRGCAVSMPFKEACIDYLDELDPSAKAIDSVNTIVNTEGHLKAYNTDYIAVSRLLASHAVPTDSVFALRGSGGMAKAVAYALRDAGFKQGFIVARNERAGLQLAQGCGYEWMADTRDLRVDMVVNVTPIGMAGGPEADDLAFQQDLVGTAHTVFDVVAIPSETPLIKLGRQLHKRVITGAEVIAIQALEQFVLYTGVRPEPELVERAAAFARS
- a CDS encoding GNAT family N-acetyltransferase; the protein is MSDLPELRLRELASDLDEAFVLRLAPLFADFELPAWRQRQTCVRGVRAALTERMEQAGHEACLLIAENMQGVTIGFLSLSLTRDYFSGQRQAHLNELAVAPEHQRQGYGRALLREAERWAGLRNCRALSLNVFPGNEAARRLYAGAGYQVDLLRLARPL
- a CDS encoding SapC family protein yields the protein MAEMLFYQRPVPLNRGEHKDLRLKPVPGAKFAAKVHSIPLTGVEFPLAARDLPVLFAGPSADKAGPIALLGLREDENLFVDADGMWASDVYIPAFVRRYPFVLAEKPPGQPGDDFAVFLDEAFEGFSQTEGERLFKEDGTDNEILTHAVNFLGEFQSHVGRTQWFMEQLRKHDLLEPQSIRLDKKDGGEGLNLNGLFIVSEERLRKLDAATAETFLKEGVFGWIYAHLVSLANIDRVTRRLSEREAAEAAGTPAA
- a CDS encoding HNH endonuclease, with protein sequence MLMDLPHPSPLHATRILSLDAAGRILDWISWQDAACLYVRGAVAWTLGNPCLTLHGGMHRENGRQSLLQLHPIIASTGRCRDQAIDPSPCLTNTALFARDGHLCLYCGGHFSRGELTRDHVQPISRQGLDEWENVVSACLPCNLRKSNRTPQQANMPLLAVPFRPSWVEHLILSNRNILHDQMEFLPRSDGVPAQPPAQTQARRSGLVSPDAF
- the dxs gene encoding 1-deoxy-D-xylulose-5-phosphate synthase; this translates as MKARAPYPLLSKIDSPADLRRLSDDQLPAVADELRRYLIEAVASSGGHFGSGLGVVELTVALHHVFETPVDRLVWDVGHQCYPHKILTGRRDRITTIKKKDGLTPFPTRSESEYDTFGVGHSSTSISAAVGMALAAQRKGDDRKMVAIIGDGAATAGMAFEALNHGGDAEPNVLVVFNDNGMSISENVGALTKFMARATSSATLNALRQQAKKAISKESAIGRAVSRLEEHAKGMFVPSILFEELGFHYTGPIDGHNIPQLLAALRTVKDLPGPQLLHVITAKGKGYAPAENGPIEYHAVSPFDPEAGLAKKAKSGKPTYTDIFSDWLCDMAATDERLMAITPAMREGSGLVRFSKEYPQRYFDVAIAEQHAVTLAAGMACEGAKPVVAIYSSFLQRAYDQAIHDVALQNLDVTFAIDRAGVVGPDGATHAGSFDLSFLRCLPNMVIMAPADENECRMMLSTGYEYEGPAAIRYPRGTGMGTALRPELDTLPVGKAELRRRGSDLAILSFGALLGTASVVAEELDASLVNMRFVKPLDVEMILDMARTHDAIVTIEDNAVAGGAGSAVAECLAENGVVLPIMHLGLPDRYLDHGSREEVLSDAGLDLPSVRAAILRRFPQFAGKASMASAS
- a CDS encoding MMPL family transporter, which encodes MIAWIVRLIDLSRRHAWLTTACFALLVLASLGLANSRLSVDTDTDHMFASNLPWRQHQIEYGKQFPQFDDLLVAVVRGASDEETAETADQLVRQAQADPRHFVDASRPDVGPLFQRDGLLLLPSDELAKLIDSLMTSQPLLGPLASDPTALGLMHTITLMTLGVQQMGSDLSSYRKPLLQVADSLQNAADGHPTPLSWNALLGPSVTQQQDNVHFVLLHPQLDHDSLQPGKAATDRLQQIIRTLPDVKSHRVTVDYTGSVALSDVQFGAITDGIVLSTAVSLLLLALWLFLALRSWRLIVPILITLVGGLVLTLGFAALSIGRLNLISIAFAVLFVGLAVDFAIQFTVRLREARLTLPELAEALRVTGRRSGVQITVAALATACGFLSFAPTSFVGVAELGIIAGVGMILALFCTLTLLPALLTLFHPRDEAAEVALPGGAAADRLMHRHQRALLGIFTVLSALGLYSAITLPFDANPLHTQDPNSEPMRTLMGMAADPATNPFNIDILVPDLAQARQLTAKLEKLPEVASVLSAATFVPEDQDAKLDQLGQAQDLLLPSLQSPTQVQTPTPAAFRAAIADTRKDIHSVWDKLPADSPLRAIDRALAKLETTSDANLATSAQALVRFLPAQLNSLREVLNAQTITAQNLPAAVRRNWYTADGRVHIQVSPTVAAQSSEGLHHFVKAVQAIAPEAGGPAVTTIASADTILHAFQQAGLLALVTISVVLLLILRNGRDAGNVLLTLLVSALLTALFARLGGMSINYANIIALPLLLGVGVSFNVYFVMNWRAGITDFIGSASARAVLFSALTTGTAFGSLALSHDLGMASMGRLLLLSLAAVLLATFAFLPVLLYAQRKHQPRLAQD